Proteins from a genomic interval of Candidatus Firestonebacteria bacterium RIFOXYD2_FULL_39_29:
- a CDS encoding ribulose-phosphate 3-epimerase, with the protein MNKIKIAPSILSADFLNFERDIRKLEKSGADLIHIDVMDGSFVPNITFGMGLVKQIGKITSLPLDCHLMIVNPDKYIERFAEAGADYITIHYEASGNLKNDLTRINNLGVFAGLSLNPDTPVRKIFPYLKYVDLILVMSVFPGFGGQKFIAESIDRIVEIKNFIMKNKYDVKIEVDGGVNEVTAPLITSAGADILVAGAAVFSSKNQKQIIKNLRK; encoded by the coding sequence ATGAATAAAATAAAAATCGCTCCTTCTATACTTTCTGCGGATTTCCTTAATTTCGAGAGAGATATAAGAAAACTGGAAAAATCCGGAGCTGACCTTATCCACATAGATGTAATGGACGGTTCTTTTGTCCCAAATATAACTTTTGGAATGGGACTAGTTAAGCAGATTGGAAAAATTACTTCGCTGCCTCTTGATTGCCATTTAATGATCGTTAATCCGGACAAATATATCGAAAGATTTGCCGAAGCAGGAGCCGACTATATTACAATTCACTATGAAGCTTCCGGAAATTTAAAAAATGATTTAACGAGAATAAATAATCTTGGAGTATTTGCAGGTTTATCTCTAAATCCTGATACTCCGGTTAGAAAAATATTTCCTTACTTGAAGTATGTTGATTTGATCCTGGTTATGTCTGTTTTTCCGGGATTTGGCGGTCAAAAATTCATAGCGGAATCCATAGATAGAATTGTGGAAATAAAAAATTTTATCATGAAAAATAAATATGATGTAAAAATTGAAGTTGATGGCGGTGTCAATGAAGTAACAGCGCCTTTGATAACTTCAGCAGGTGCCGATATACTGGTTGCGGGAGCAGCTGTTTTTAGTTCTAAAAATCAAAAACAAATTATAAAAAATCTGAGAAAGTAA